A stretch of the Paenibacillus dendritiformis genome encodes the following:
- a CDS encoding ABC transporter substrate-binding protein has product MRQHDKSKRNMIIGLAAVIVVIGLAAILANRMSVASTTVPESAPASAAGANEKLKVAPVSLDTADAVLEFIEPAQVVAIPKSISNPYLAVNAGIGKQVDNPISGATGLDPETILSFQPDLVLLTKVHHTESDAEQLLRQAGVNVITFDQWGTFEAVKGNYRKIGEAVGEAEKGMLIAEEIEAKLQQAAARTAKLTVKPSVLALSPVGPNTGPYVIGPGNIAYDMIRLAGAEPAADGLGISKSIKASIEDLIKLDPDYIVLGDWDGSGEEWLSGLKSDPQWNTLTAVRQGRITTMKAKDLLAPNRYTVDGLLHMSAWLHPDLWKDGAAEHD; this is encoded by the coding sequence ATGAGACAACATGATAAATCGAAGCGGAACATGATAATCGGACTGGCGGCGGTCATCGTCGTTATCGGCTTGGCGGCGATCCTGGCCAACCGAATGTCCGTCGCTTCGACCACGGTGCCGGAATCCGCTCCCGCTTCTGCGGCAGGAGCCAATGAGAAGCTGAAGGTCGCTCCCGTATCGCTGGATACGGCGGACGCCGTCCTGGAATTCATCGAGCCCGCACAGGTGGTCGCGATTCCGAAGAGCATTTCCAACCCGTATCTCGCGGTCAACGCCGGCATCGGGAAGCAGGTCGACAATCCGATTAGCGGGGCGACCGGACTGGATCCCGAGACAATCCTGTCTTTCCAGCCGGATCTCGTGCTGCTGACGAAGGTTCATCATACCGAAAGCGATGCCGAGCAATTGCTCCGCCAAGCCGGAGTCAACGTCATTACGTTTGATCAGTGGGGTACCTTTGAAGCCGTGAAGGGGAACTACCGGAAAATCGGCGAGGCCGTGGGAGAAGCCGAGAAGGGAATGCTTATCGCGGAGGAAATCGAGGCCAAATTGCAGCAGGCCGCGGCGCGCACAGCGAAGCTGACCGTCAAGCCGTCCGTGCTGGCGCTCTCCCCCGTCGGTCCGAATACCGGCCCTTATGTCATCGGGCCGGGCAATATCGCCTACGATATGATCCGCCTTGCCGGAGCCGAGCCTGCGGCGGATGGGCTCGGCATCTCCAAATCGATCAAAGCGTCAATTGAAGATCTGATCAAGCTGGATCCGGATTACATCGTTCTGGGCGATTGGGACGGCAGCGGAGAAGAATGGCTGTCCGGCTTGAAATCCGATCCGCAATGGAACACGCTGACTGCCGTGCGGCAAGGCCGCATCACGACGATGAAGGCCAAAGATCTGCTCGCGCCGAACCGGTATACCGTCGACGGCCTGCTGCATATGTCGGCATGGCTTCACCCGGACTTGTGGAAGGACGGTGCTGCCGAACATGATTGA
- a CDS encoding serine hydrolase, whose product MRNARCRQKIMALVAGLLLVSMLSPNVAPVQALTQAASPTSKPQRTMNAQDVEAFADEFFASQDVKALGVPGALFVVVKDGKVLLQKGYGYADAEKKVPVDPEKTLFRIASVSKVFTAAAVMQLAEQGKIELDRDVQHYLGEIQMKNETGSPVTMEHLLTHTTGFDIVDPPVGDSISYDLAEEVKLEDYVKKWMPAVTRTPGEVYKYDNMASMLQGYIVQQVAGVPFNQYMKEHIFKPLGMNDSHFLLTQELVPRLAVGYGPDNKAAPLYNFVPNDMPHGGMVTTGSDMAKFMLAYLNKGKLGDRRILQEDTVNEMGTTHLAIHPKMPNMAYGFEYALQDDYNGQYVIGKGGAAPGGFTSWMWLLPEQHAGAFIVYNKSENLRDMIFKAFMDRYYPKQEKEKQAYLALTRDQLRRFEGVYRDVRISYLITRIHAAPGGQLVLENIMGKQTANPLDPLLFEDEHGSKIAFKANPDGSIAYMYSNADPTAWAEKLGTPERFTDIGDAHPYAEYIYGLHQLGIVKSKADGAFGPEEPLTRAEFVEQVMRWIGIPASKNAVLFKDIDALPEAGWIQSAVEYGFIAAPGDQLFRPTEKITRQEAAAILFRVMLSMGAKPVEGATTGKTDAWAEEAVKFIAGMKLYGPEVSVSADGAADYKSKQAMTRQEAAALLYLASKWSLVP is encoded by the coding sequence ATGAGAAATGCACGTTGCCGGCAAAAAATCATGGCTCTAGTGGCCGGGCTGCTGTTGGTTTCCATGCTGTCGCCCAACGTTGCCCCGGTTCAGGCATTGACCCAGGCAGCAAGCCCAACAAGCAAGCCACAGCGAACGATGAACGCCCAGGACGTGGAAGCCTTTGCCGACGAATTTTTCGCGAGCCAGGATGTCAAGGCGCTAGGTGTGCCGGGAGCGCTATTTGTGGTCGTAAAAGACGGAAAGGTGCTGCTGCAGAAAGGGTATGGGTATGCGGACGCAGAAAAAAAAGTTCCTGTCGATCCCGAAAAAACCTTGTTCCGCATCGCATCGGTCTCCAAAGTCTTTACGGCCGCGGCGGTGATGCAGCTTGCGGAGCAGGGAAAAATCGAGTTGGATCGTGATGTTCAGCATTATTTGGGGGAAATCCAAATGAAGAACGAGACCGGCTCCCCCGTCACGATGGAGCATTTATTGACGCATACGACCGGGTTCGATATCGTCGATCCCCCTGTCGGAGATTCGATATCGTATGATCTGGCTGAAGAAGTGAAGCTCGAAGATTATGTGAAAAAGTGGATGCCTGCCGTTACCCGAACACCGGGGGAAGTGTATAAATACGATAATATGGCGTCCATGCTCCAAGGCTACATCGTTCAACAGGTGGCGGGAGTTCCGTTCAATCAGTATATGAAGGAACATATTTTCAAGCCGCTCGGCATGAACGACAGCCATTTTCTGTTGACGCAGGAACTTGTCCCGCGGCTGGCTGTCGGTTACGGGCCTGACAACAAAGCAGCGCCGCTTTATAATTTTGTCCCGAATGATATGCCACATGGCGGCATGGTAACGACCGGAAGCGATATGGCCAAATTTATGCTGGCTTACTTGAATAAGGGGAAATTGGGCGACCGCCGCATTCTGCAGGAAGACACCGTCAACGAGATGGGCACTACCCATCTCGCGATTCATCCGAAGATGCCGAATATGGCATACGGTTTTGAATATGCGCTTCAGGACGACTACAACGGACAATACGTGATTGGCAAGGGCGGTGCGGCGCCTGGCGGCTTCACCTCATGGATGTGGCTGCTGCCGGAGCAGCACGCGGGCGCATTTATCGTGTATAACAAGTCCGAAAATTTGCGTGACATGATATTCAAGGCTTTTATGGATCGGTATTATCCAAAGCAAGAGAAAGAGAAACAAGCCTATCTTGCGCTAACTCGAGACCAATTGAGACGGTTCGAAGGAGTCTATCGCGATGTGCGGATAAGCTACCTGATTACCCGCATTCATGCGGCCCCGGGTGGGCAGCTTGTCCTTGAAAATATAATGGGCAAGCAGACGGCCAACCCCCTCGATCCTCTCTTATTCGAAGATGAGCATGGCAGCAAGATTGCCTTCAAAGCAAATCCGGACGGCTCGATTGCGTATATGTACTCCAATGCCGACCCGACCGCCTGGGCAGAAAAGCTCGGCACGCCTGAGCGCTTTACCGATATCGGTGATGCGCACCCTTATGCCGAATATATATATGGCTTGCATCAGCTCGGCATCGTCAAGAGCAAAGCGGATGGAGCCTTCGGCCCGGAAGAGCCGTTGACCAGAGCGGAATTTGTGGAGCAGGTGATGAGATGGATTGGGATTCCTGCTTCCAAAAATGCCGTGCTGTTCAAAGATATCGACGCGCTCCCGGAGGCGGGATGGATTCAAAGCGCTGTGGAATACGGCTTTATTGCAGCGCCTGGGGATCAATTATTCAGGCCGACAGAGAAGATAACCCGGCAAGAAGCAGCGGCCATCCTCTTCAGGGTAATGCTGTCCATGGGGGCCAAGCCGGTCGAAGGCGCAACAACCGGGAAGACAGATGCCTGGGCGGAAGAGGCGGTCAAATTTATTGCGGGCATGAAACTTTACGGCCCTGAGGTATCCGTGTCAGCCGACGGAGCGGCAGATTATAAATCCAAGCAAGCGATGACGCGTCAAGAGGCTGCCGCGCTGTTATATTTGGCGTCGAAATGGAGCCTCGTTCCATAA
- a CDS encoding FecCD family ABC transporter permease, with translation MYSKIEASSPSHSPVLRRRPAREHARLALLGAAGLAALLLSVIAGCSIGPVSIRFADTLQAILHAFGWLDPAGIPERELMIVTAIRLPRVLVAVLVGAALSVAGTAMQGVFRNPLVEPGYLGVSSGAAAGAVIVIASGFAQQASYALPLAAFAGALAAVILILAIWRASGKPNVTTLLLLGIGINALLSAVINVVIASAPHEQQLRSIVFWLQGGLEARTWDHVQLIALPIAIAVLLIALFSRTLNLLLLGDEHAQASGVPVQGARYAILLLASFLTGTAVSVSGIIGFVGLVIPHLIRLLAGADHRYLLPLSALFGASFLVLADLASRMILQPVTLQVGVVCACIGAPLFIMMLLRRRKENLS, from the coding sequence ATGTACTCCAAGATTGAAGCAAGCAGCCCGAGCCATTCCCCGGTCCTGCGCCGCCGTCCGGCCCGCGAACATGCGCGCCTCGCGCTGCTTGGCGCCGCAGGCTTAGCGGCATTGCTATTATCCGTCATCGCCGGCTGCTCCATCGGCCCCGTCTCCATCCGGTTCGCGGATACGCTGCAGGCGATCCTGCACGCCTTCGGATGGCTGGACCCGGCCGGCATACCGGAGCGCGAACTGATGATTGTTACGGCGATCCGCCTCCCCCGCGTCTTGGTTGCCGTCTTGGTCGGCGCGGCTCTCTCCGTGGCGGGCACCGCCATGCAGGGCGTGTTCCGCAATCCGCTGGTGGAGCCGGGCTATCTCGGCGTCTCCTCGGGAGCCGCGGCCGGGGCGGTCATCGTGATTGCTTCCGGCTTCGCGCAGCAAGCTTCCTATGCGCTGCCGCTGGCGGCCTTCGCCGGCGCCCTGGCTGCCGTCATCCTCATCCTGGCCATCTGGCGGGCCAGCGGCAAGCCGAATGTGACGACGCTGCTGCTGCTTGGCATCGGCATCAATGCGCTCCTGTCCGCAGTTATCAATGTCGTGATTGCGAGCGCCCCCCATGAACAGCAGCTGCGCAGCATCGTCTTCTGGCTGCAGGGCGGGCTGGAGGCGCGAACTTGGGACCATGTGCAGCTGATCGCGCTCCCGATTGCGATAGCGGTCCTTCTTATCGCGCTGTTCAGCCGCACGCTGAATCTGCTGCTGTTGGGAGACGAGCATGCGCAGGCATCCGGCGTTCCCGTGCAAGGCGCGCGCTACGCTATCCTTCTGCTCGCCTCCTTCTTGACGGGAACCGCCGTCTCCGTCAGCGGAATCATCGGCTTCGTCGGATTGGTCATCCCGCATCTGATCCGGCTGCTCGCCGGAGCGGATCACAGATACCTGCTCCCGCTCAGCGCGCTGTTCGGAGCTTCCTTCCTCGTGCTGGCGGATCTCGCGTCGCGCATGATCCTGCAGCCGGTAACGCTTCAGGTCGGCGTCGTCTGCGCCTGCATCGGCGCCCCTCTGTTCATCATGATGCTGCTGCGGCGAAGAAAGGAGAATCTCTCATGA
- the ilvD gene encoding dihydroxy-acid dehydratase, which yields MTANKKMRSDMIKKGFDRAPHRSLLRAAGVKEEDFDKPFIAVCNSYIDIIPGHVHLQEFGKIVKEAIREAGGVPFEFNTIGVDDGIAMGHIGMRYSLPSREIIADSVETVVSAHWFDGMVCIPNCDKITPGMIMGALRVNIPTIFVSGGPMKAGKDSTGRSISLSSVFEGVGAYQAGKIDDKGLLELEQYGCPSCGSCSGMFTANSMNCLAEALGIALPGNGTILAVSPERREFVRKSARQLMSIIEQDIKPRDIVTMEAIDNAFALDMAMGGSTNTVLHTLAIAREAGFEYPIERINEVAARVPHLAKVAPASDYHIEDVHNAGGVSAILNELFKKEGALHGECITVTGQTLRENVAGCEILDKDVIHALDNPHSEQGGLAVLFGNLAPEGAIVKVGAVDPSVGGRHVGPAICFDSQDEALAGIANGKVKEGHVVVIRYEGPKGGPGMPEMLAPTSQIVGMGLGAKVGLITDGRFSGASRGISIGHISPEAAEGGPIAFVEDGDIIELDLTNRKIELQVPDEVLEQRRAAWKPFEPKVKTGYLARYSKLVTNASQGGILKI from the coding sequence ATGACAGCCAATAAGAAAATGCGTTCAGACATGATTAAGAAGGGCTTCGATCGTGCGCCTCACCGCAGTCTGCTGCGTGCAGCGGGCGTGAAGGAAGAGGATTTTGACAAGCCGTTCATTGCGGTATGCAACTCGTATATCGACATCATTCCCGGCCACGTCCATTTGCAGGAATTCGGCAAGATTGTCAAGGAAGCGATCCGGGAAGCGGGCGGCGTGCCGTTCGAATTCAATACAATCGGGGTTGACGACGGGATTGCGATGGGCCATATCGGCATGCGGTACTCGCTGCCAAGCCGCGAGATTATCGCCGATTCGGTGGAGACGGTCGTCTCGGCCCACTGGTTCGACGGAATGGTCTGCATTCCGAACTGCGACAAGATTACGCCGGGCATGATTATGGGCGCGCTGCGCGTCAACATTCCGACCATCTTCGTCAGCGGCGGTCCGATGAAGGCGGGCAAAGATTCCACCGGACGTTCGATCTCCTTGTCCAGCGTGTTCGAAGGCGTCGGCGCCTACCAAGCAGGCAAGATCGACGACAAGGGATTGCTGGAGCTGGAGCAATACGGCTGCCCGTCCTGCGGCTCCTGTTCGGGTATGTTCACCGCGAACTCGATGAACTGCCTGGCGGAAGCGCTCGGCATCGCCTTGCCTGGCAACGGCACCATTCTCGCCGTCTCTCCGGAACGCCGGGAATTCGTCCGCAAGTCGGCCCGCCAGCTGATGAGCATTATCGAGCAGGACATCAAGCCGCGCGATATCGTTACGATGGAAGCTATCGATAACGCCTTCGCGCTCGACATGGCGATGGGCGGATCGACCAACACGGTTCTGCATACGCTCGCCATCGCGCGCGAAGCCGGATTCGAATACCCGATCGAGCGGATTAACGAAGTGGCGGCCCGCGTGCCTCATCTGGCCAAGGTAGCGCCGGCTTCCGATTATCATATTGAAGATGTGCACAATGCAGGCGGCGTCAGCGCCATTTTGAATGAACTGTTCAAGAAGGAAGGCGCCCTTCACGGGGAGTGCATCACCGTGACCGGCCAGACGCTGCGCGAAAATGTCGCCGGCTGCGAGATCTTGGATAAGGACGTCATCCATGCTCTTGACAATCCTCATAGCGAGCAAGGCGGCCTGGCCGTATTGTTCGGCAACCTGGCGCCGGAAGGCGCGATCGTCAAGGTCGGCGCCGTCGATCCGTCGGTCGGCGGACGCCATGTCGGCCCGGCGATCTGCTTCGATTCTCAGGATGAGGCGCTGGCCGGAATCGCGAACGGCAAGGTGAAGGAAGGCCATGTCGTCGTCATCCGCTACGAAGGGCCGAAGGGCGGTCCCGGCATGCCGGAGATGCTGGCCCCGACATCCCAGATCGTCGGCATGGGCCTCGGCGCCAAGGTCGGCCTCATTACCGACGGCCGCTTCTCCGGCGCGTCCCGCGGCATCAGCATCGGCCATATCTCGCCGGAAGCGGCCGAGGGCGGACCGATTGCGTTCGTGGAAGACGGCGACATCATTGAGCTCGATCTGACGAACCGCAAAATCGAGCTGCAGGTGCCGGACGAGGTGCTCGAGCAGCGGCGCGCGGCCTGGAAGCCGTTCGAGCCGAAGGTCAAGACCGGCTATTTGGCCCGCTACTCCAAGCTCGTCACGAATGCCAGCCAAGGCGGCATTCTTAAAATTTAA
- a CDS encoding ABC transporter ATP-binding protein — MKENRRTEPGTDRLLQAERLACSIGDRPIIHDLSFELRRGSFVGIIGPNGSGKSTLIRMLCGLLRPARGRLLLDGRPHAAYSASARARLIGYVPQDCSLDADFTVGQIVAMGRHPHRSLFRSLSHADIGCAERAMRQCGIEPLRDRYIHACSGGQRQLAFIAKALAQEPQLLLLDEPISALDIRHQLRTLSLLRGLAREGLAVAASLHDLSLASRYCDRLLLLHEGRIRANGPPEEVLTAEHLYHVYGIRAAIRREPGTSGLSILAFDEADPEFEPSTYNIIS; from the coding sequence ATGAAGGAAAACCGGCGGACAGAGCCCGGAACAGACAGGCTGCTGCAAGCGGAGCGGCTAGCCTGCTCCATCGGGGACCGACCCATTATCCATGATCTCTCGTTCGAGCTTCGGCGCGGGTCCTTCGTCGGCATTATCGGCCCCAACGGCAGCGGGAAGTCGACGCTTATCCGCATGCTGTGCGGACTGCTCCGTCCGGCGCGGGGGCGGCTGCTGCTCGACGGCCGGCCGCATGCCGCCTACTCCGCCTCGGCGCGGGCCCGGCTCATCGGCTATGTTCCGCAGGATTGCTCGCTGGACGCCGACTTCACGGTCGGGCAGATTGTCGCGATGGGCCGCCATCCCCATCGCTCTCTCTTCCGGAGCCTCTCCCACGCGGATATCGGCTGCGCCGAGCGGGCCATGCGCCAATGCGGGATTGAGCCGCTCAGGGACCGTTATATCCACGCCTGTTCCGGCGGACAGCGGCAGCTCGCCTTCATCGCCAAAGCGCTGGCGCAGGAGCCCCAGCTGCTGCTGCTGGATGAGCCGATCTCCGCGCTCGATATCCGCCATCAGCTTCGCACGCTGTCGTTGCTGCGCGGATTGGCCCGCGAAGGCTTGGCGGTAGCCGCCTCCCTCCACGATCTGTCGCTGGCTTCCCGCTATTGCGACCGGCTCTTGCTGCTTCACGAGGGCCGCATCCGGGCGAACGGCCCGCCGGAGGAAGTGCTGACCGCGGAGCATCTCTATCACGTATACGGCATTCGCGCCGCCATCCGCCGCGAACCGGGAACGAGTGGTTTGTCGATTCTGGCCTTTGACGAGGCAGACCCCGAGTTCGAACCATCGACGTACAACATCATTAGCTAA
- a CDS encoding ferrochelatase: MIEMDRGRQAESPQPAGAGATAAATAAPDAGKPAQAVLLAAYGACRSIDDVPQLYEHIMRGRCSPGALAQGVSRYRQTGACDPLYAVTARQAEAISMRLGQLCGAPIPVYIGYKHSPSFISEAVRQAAADGISRLALLHLSPFGAGTGMYMHEAARAADRAEPPVRLTAVANWQEHPAFIRLLARRLSDASRWLPAASLPSARVIFTVHSKPGLPSAHTAFIAQYGRLARLIAEEAEIGRWDIAYRSGLPAPQRWLGPDVKDVIRQAAGHGCQAVVLCELTSLTDNVEVYHDLGEDAKRLAEACGMQFVRTEPVNDAWDFIEFISGIVSRHLLAGQYSA, from the coding sequence ATGATTGAGATGGATCGCGGCCGGCAGGCAGAATCGCCTCAACCGGCAGGGGCGGGGGCGACGGCTGCAGCGACGGCAGCACCGGATGCGGGCAAGCCGGCGCAGGCCGTCCTGTTGGCCGCCTATGGCGCCTGCCGCTCGATCGATGATGTGCCGCAGCTGTACGAGCATATTATGCGCGGCCGCTGCTCTCCCGGAGCCTTGGCCCAAGGCGTCAGCCGTTACAGGCAGACAGGGGCGTGCGATCCGCTCTATGCCGTGACCGCGAGACAGGCGGAAGCGATCTCGATGCGTCTCGGGCAGCTATGCGGCGCGCCGATCCCCGTCTATATCGGCTACAAGCACTCGCCTTCTTTCATCTCCGAAGCGGTGCGGCAAGCGGCAGCCGACGGCATCTCCCGGCTGGCTCTCCTGCATCTTTCGCCCTTTGGCGCCGGAACCGGAATGTATATGCACGAAGCCGCGCGGGCGGCAGATAGAGCGGAGCCGCCTGTCCGGTTAACCGCCGTGGCGAATTGGCAGGAGCATCCCGCCTTCATTCGGCTGCTAGCCCGCCGCCTGAGCGATGCTTCCCGCTGGCTCCCTGCCGCCAGCTTGCCTTCGGCACGGGTTATCTTCACCGTGCACAGCAAGCCCGGCTTGCCTTCGGCTCATACGGCGTTTATCGCCCAATATGGCCGCCTCGCCCGTCTCATCGCGGAGGAAGCGGAGATCGGACGCTGGGACATCGCCTACCGGAGCGGCTTGCCCGCGCCCCAGCGCTGGCTCGGACCGGATGTGAAGGATGTCATCCGGCAAGCGGCCGGCCATGGCTGCCAAGCGGTCGTGCTCTGCGAGCTGACCTCGCTGACAGACAATGTCGAAGTCTATCACGATCTCGGCGAGGACGCGAAGCGGCTGGCCGAAGCATGCGGCATGCAGTTCGTGCGGACGGAGCCTGTCAATGATGCCTGGGACTTCATCGAATTCATATCCGGTATTGTCTCCCGTCATCTGCTCGCCGGACAATATTCAGCCTGA